AGAAGTGTTCACATCTGTTGGAACAATTCGGTGGCCACATGCATGCGGCTGGCATGACCATCCCGATCGGGAATCTTGACGCATTCAGAAAGTATTTTGACCAAATTGTAAATGAGTTTATTACAGAAGAGCAATTAATACCCAAAATCACGATTGATGTGAAAATCCCACTTTCTGAAATCAGCCCTAAATTCAACCGGATCATGAAGCAGATGGCTCCTTTCGGCCCTCAAAATATGCAACCGGTTTTCGTTTCCGAAAACCTTCAGCTGGCGTCTGACCCAAGAATAATGAAGGAAAAACACTTAAGGCTTGAAATATTGGACGCTGAATCGGGTTCGGTGATGACCGCCGTTGGATTTAACATGGTAGCTGATTATTATAAAAAATTGCTTAGTGGACAATCTTTCAGTATGGCCTATTCTCTCGAAGAAAATACTTTTAGAGATAAAACGACTTTGCAGTTATTTGCGAGGGATTTTAAGTTTCAGTAAGTTTTTTTAACAATATTTTTATTCTTTTATTGGTATTTTTGCAAACCAAAAACACTTAAGCATGATTCTTCGCACCGAAAACCTGGTAAAAAAATATGGACAAAGGCTGGTCAACAACCAGGTGAGCTATCAGGTAGCTCAGGGCGAAATCGTGGGTTTGCTTGGACCCAACGGTGCCGGTAAAACCACCTCTTTTTATATGGCAGTGGGACTTGTAAAACCCAATGAAGGTAAAATTTGGCTCGATGATACCGACATCACGAGTCTGCCCATGTACAAAAGGGCTAAGTTGGGCGTGGGTTATCTTGCACAAGAGGCCTCAGTTTTTCGGGACCTTACTGTAGAAGAAAATATTTTGGGAGTCATGGAGCTTGCCAAACCCGAAATGACCCAGCAAGAGCGGAAAGAAAAAACCGAAATGCTATTGGAGGAATTCAGTCTCACGCACGTAAGAAAGAACAAAGGAATTGTGTGTTCCGGTGGGGAGCGTCGCCGTACCGAAATCGCCCGAGCTCTCGCTGTGGACCCCAAATTTATTCTACTCGATGAGCCTTTTGCCGGAGTTGACCCCATCGCAGTAGAAGAAATTCAGAGTATTGTTGCCAGGCTCAAGCACCGCAACATCGGCATATTGATAACTGACCACAACGTTAACGAAACCCTCTCCATCACCGACCGTGCTTATCTGCTTTTTGAAGGCAAAATCT
The sequence above is a segment of the Cytophagaceae bacterium genome. Coding sequences within it:
- the lptB gene encoding LPS export ABC transporter ATP-binding protein, which produces MILRTENLVKKYGQRLVNNQVSYQVAQGEIVGLLGPNGAGKTTSFYMAVGLVKPNEGKIWLDDTDITSLPMYKRAKLGVGYLAQEASVFRDLTVEENILGVMELAKPEMTQQERKEKTEMLLEEFSLTHVRKNKGIVCSGGERRRTEIARALAVDPKFILLDEPFAGVDPIAVEEIQSIVARLKHRNIGILITDHNVNETLSITDRAYLLFEGKILRQGTAEELAADELVRRVYLGMNFELKRKV